From Spirosoma aerolatum, one genomic window encodes:
- a CDS encoding acyltransferase family protein: MHTTTSQSTADPAIAQPAPVKRLLSLDTLRGFDMFWIMGGEDVFHILAKTTGWAWAVVIAEQLHHPDWNGFTAYDLIFPLFLFMAGVSTPFSIGSRLEKGADKSEVARKIITRGLVLVLLGVIYNNGLFVKAFQDTRFPSVLGRIGLAGMFGQLIYLYASTRFQYIWFVGLLLGYWALMMLVPVPGCGAGILTMECNLASFIDRQIVPGHLYKTIHDPEGVFSTIPAIGNALLGIFAGTFLRAHGRTGVQKTLRLLGIGVGFVVLAWLWNFVFPVNKNLWTSSFVCVTGGFSLILLAIFYWVIDVKGLKGWTFFFTVIGMNSILIYLAGEFISFDYAARFFFEGLLKLSSSEVVQKVGMAIGVLAVKWAFLYYMYKKKTFLRV, encoded by the coding sequence ATGCATACAACTACCTCCCAGTCGACGGCTGACCCGGCTATTGCCCAGCCTGCACCCGTCAAACGATTACTTTCGCTCGATACCCTGCGCGGATTCGATATGTTCTGGATTATGGGCGGTGAGGATGTATTTCACATACTGGCCAAAACAACGGGCTGGGCCTGGGCTGTGGTTATTGCCGAGCAATTGCATCATCCGGACTGGAACGGGTTTACAGCCTACGACCTGATCTTCCCGTTGTTTTTGTTCATGGCTGGCGTATCGACTCCCTTTTCGATTGGTAGCCGTCTGGAAAAAGGAGCGGACAAATCGGAGGTTGCCCGGAAAATTATTACCCGAGGGTTAGTTCTGGTTTTGCTGGGGGTGATTTACAACAATGGCCTATTTGTTAAAGCGTTTCAGGATACGCGTTTTCCAAGCGTACTGGGCCGGATCGGGTTGGCTGGTATGTTTGGGCAGTTGATTTATCTGTACGCCAGTACGCGTTTCCAATACATCTGGTTTGTTGGATTGCTGCTAGGGTATTGGGCATTGATGATGCTGGTGCCTGTGCCGGGATGCGGAGCGGGTATTCTGACAATGGAGTGCAATCTGGCCAGCTTTATCGACCGACAGATTGTGCCGGGACATTTGTATAAAACAATTCATGATCCAGAAGGCGTTTTTTCAACGATACCAGCCATTGGTAATGCCTTGCTAGGCATTTTTGCCGGGACCTTTCTACGGGCGCATGGGCGAACGGGAGTGCAGAAAACGCTTCGGTTGCTGGGTATAGGTGTGGGTTTTGTTGTGCTGGCGTGGCTCTGGAACTTCGTTTTTCCCGTCAATAAAAATCTTTGGACCAGTTCATTCGTTTGCGTTACCGGTGGGTTCAGCCTGATCTTGCTGGCTATCTTTTACTGGGTTATCGACGTAAAAGGCCTGAAAGGATGGACGTTTTTCTTTACGGTTATCGGTATGAACTCCATCCTGATTTATCTGGCGGGTGAGTTTATCAGCTTCGATTATGCCGCCCGGTTTTTCTTCGAAGGCTTACTGAAACTGTCGTCATCCGAAGTAGTTCAGAAAGTGGGTATGGCCATCGGCGTGCTCGCTGTCAAATGGGCATTTCTGTATTATATGTACAAGAAAAAGACGTTCCTGCGGGTATAA
- a CDS encoding HpcH/HpaI aldolase family protein, with protein sequence MSGTTSLLQRLKNGQNVYGTCITSTGPMWPKAVKQIGLDFVFIDTEHIPLDRSELARLCQQFRAYDITPIVRIPSPDPYLTCQAIDGGAIGIVAPYLESVEQVQTLVGATKYRPLKGEKLAAYLNGIETLSPEMAAYIDGYNTDQMCIANIESVPAMNRLDEMLSVPGLDAVFIGPHDLSVSMELPEQYDHPDFEAAVRTIIHKTRQKGLAIGIHFSLEPERQIRWIAEGANIVVHSFDIALFSQRLRHDIAVIKEAVGDEKGPSQSDSLII encoded by the coding sequence ATGAGCGGTACTACCAGTCTTCTGCAAAGGTTAAAAAATGGGCAAAATGTATACGGTACCTGTATCACCTCCACCGGTCCCATGTGGCCTAAAGCGGTAAAGCAGATCGGCCTTGACTTTGTTTTTATCGATACCGAGCACATTCCACTGGACAGGTCGGAACTGGCCCGGCTATGCCAGCAGTTTCGGGCGTATGACATTACCCCCATTGTCCGCATTCCCAGTCCCGACCCATATCTGACCTGTCAGGCTATTGATGGTGGGGCCATTGGCATCGTTGCTCCCTATCTCGAATCAGTCGAACAGGTGCAGACGCTGGTGGGCGCTACCAAATACCGTCCGCTGAAAGGCGAAAAACTGGCGGCTTACCTGAATGGTATCGAAACCCTGTCGCCCGAAATGGCTGCCTATATCGACGGTTACAATACCGACCAGATGTGCATTGCCAATATCGAAAGCGTACCGGCGATGAATCGACTTGACGAGATGCTGTCAGTGCCGGGTCTGGATGCGGTATTCATTGGCCCACACGATTTGTCGGTAAGCATGGAATTGCCGGAACAGTACGATCACCCTGATTTTGAGGCTGCTGTACGAACCATTATTCACAAAACCCGTCAGAAAGGGCTAGCCATCGGTATTCATTTCTCACTGGAACCAGAACGGCAAATCCGATGGATAGCCGAAGGGGCTAATATCGTTGTGCATAGCTTCGACATCGCCCTGTTTAGTCAGCGCCTTCGGCACGATATAGCCGTTATTAAAGAAGCAGTTGGCGATGAAAAGGGACCCAGTCAGTCCGATTCACTGATTATCTAA
- a CDS encoding acyltransferase family protein, translating into MTPNRLVSLDALRGFTIAAMIVANFPGTEEFVYFTLRHTRWNGLSFTDLIAPTFLFIVGVSITLAYTRHVTEGSPKGVLYRKIIVRSLKIFAVGMFLNLLPDFDFSNVRWTGTLHRIAIVFLICTTLFLNTTWKQQAWIGVFTLVAYWLAMTLIPTPDVGHVVLEPGQNLAAWLDRQYLPGRMWQGTWDPEGILSTFPSIVTTITGMLAGRVMLMAISPTEKVACLMTAGLFAAAAGYFWGLTFPVNENLWTSSFVLVTSGFAALLLGAVYFLVDVQGHTQGTRPGIIFGANAITVYVLADIFALVFYRMKFGSYSLNEHGVNGLIGIGIQPELASLLYALFFIGVNFIPAYFLYQRRIFIKL; encoded by the coding sequence ATGACGCCGAATCGACTCGTTTCACTGGATGCCTTACGTGGGTTTACCATTGCGGCTATGATTGTCGCCAATTTTCCGGGCACCGAGGAGTTCGTGTATTTTACACTCCGCCATACCCGGTGGAATGGCCTGTCGTTCACCGACTTAATTGCGCCCACGTTTCTGTTTATTGTGGGGGTGTCCATTACACTGGCGTATACCCGGCACGTAACCGAAGGAAGTCCCAAAGGCGTACTTTATCGAAAAATTATCGTTCGCTCACTGAAGATTTTTGCCGTGGGCATGTTTCTGAATTTATTGCCCGATTTCGATTTTTCGAATGTTCGCTGGACAGGTACCCTCCACCGCATTGCCATCGTCTTTCTGATTTGCACAACGTTATTTTTGAACACTACCTGGAAACAACAGGCCTGGATTGGGGTCTTTACGCTGGTCGCCTACTGGCTGGCCATGACACTTATCCCTACTCCTGACGTGGGCCATGTTGTGTTGGAACCGGGTCAGAATCTGGCGGCCTGGCTGGATCGACAATACCTTCCGGGCCGGATGTGGCAGGGCACCTGGGACCCGGAAGGTATTCTCAGTACGTTTCCATCCATTGTGACTACCATAACCGGCATGCTGGCTGGCCGGGTGATGCTCATGGCCATAAGCCCCACCGAAAAAGTAGCCTGTCTGATGACAGCGGGCCTGTTCGCAGCAGCAGCCGGGTATTTCTGGGGCTTAACCTTCCCGGTCAACGAAAACCTATGGACGAGTTCGTTTGTGCTGGTGACGTCGGGTTTTGCAGCCTTGCTATTGGGAGCGGTTTATTTTCTGGTTGATGTACAGGGCCATACCCAAGGCACCAGACCCGGTATCATTTTCGGAGCCAATGCAATTACGGTATACGTACTGGCCGACATCTTTGCTCTCGTTTTTTACCGAATGAAATTCGGCAGTTATTCCCTGAACGAGCATGGGGTCAATGGATTAATCGGGATTGGTATCCAACCGGAACTGGCCAGTTTACTGTATGCCCTGTTTTTCATCGGTGTCAATTTCATTCCAGCCTACTTCCTGTACCAGCGCAGGATTTTTATTAAGTTGTAG
- a CDS encoding RpnC/YadD family protein — MKRDDSLWKAILEDVFDDFLRFFYPKAEELFLLDRGFDYLDKELEQLFPPEQDSYQPRYVDKLVKVYTRQHDQVQEQWILIHIEVQGYKDPNFAERMFQYYCRIFDKYRQPITAFALFTDGHRGYQPAYYEQDCLGTQLRYQYNVYKLLDQSDAALSGSANPFAKVLLIGKAALLGKKMTEAQLLTVKINIAKELLASQLPKDKVRSLMNFLRYYVRLEKQEAVDKFERAIEAITQQNTTMGIEQFLLERAKKEGIEQGIEQGMREKNLVFTQMLLQETSFTVEQIARLVGVPVSFVEEVKKKGV; from the coding sequence ATGAAACGAGATGATTCTCTCTGGAAGGCAATTTTAGAAGATGTATTTGATGATTTTTTACGCTTCTTCTATCCGAAGGCAGAAGAACTGTTTCTTCTGGATAGAGGGTTTGACTACCTGGATAAGGAATTAGAACAGTTGTTTCCTCCTGAACAGGATAGCTATCAACCCCGGTATGTTGACAAGCTGGTAAAAGTATATACTCGTCAACACGACCAAGTTCAGGAACAGTGGATTTTAATCCATATAGAAGTACAGGGCTACAAAGATCCTAATTTCGCGGAACGAATGTTCCAGTATTATTGCCGTATTTTTGACAAATACCGACAGCCGATTACAGCTTTTGCCTTATTTACAGATGGTCATAGAGGGTATCAGCCTGCCTATTATGAACAGGATTGTTTAGGAACCCAGCTTCGCTATCAGTACAATGTCTATAAACTACTGGATCAAAGCGATGCTGCTTTATCGGGCAGTGCAAACCCTTTTGCCAAAGTATTATTAATCGGTAAGGCTGCTTTACTGGGCAAAAAGATGACTGAAGCGCAATTGCTGACCGTTAAAATAAATATTGCTAAGGAATTGTTAGCGAGCCAATTGCCTAAAGATAAGGTTCGTAGTTTGATGAACTTCCTTCGGTATTATGTACGTTTGGAAAAACAGGAGGCAGTCGATAAGTTTGAGCGGGCTATTGAAGCTATAACACAACAAAATACCACAATGGGAATTGAGCAATTTTTGCTGGAACGTGCTAAAAAAGAGGGGATAGAACAAGGAATAGAACAGGGGATGAGAGAAAAGAACCTGGTTTTTACCCAAATGCTTCTTCAGGAAACCTCGTTTACGGTAGAACAGATTGCCCGATTGGTTGGCGTACCGGTATCGTTTGTCGAAGAGGTCAAAAAGAAGGGCGTATAA
- a CDS encoding glycerophosphodiester phosphodiesterase family protein — protein sequence MKMIIQTCLIGWLTIARIAYGQAPELSADSITYYRKALSEKPTIRVSAHRGNTGLAPENTLATFRIALQRQVDYIEIDVRTTRDGQLVILHDGNLNRTTNGTGPAAERTLAELKELSAGKGAGESFRAERIPTLAEVCQLVSDWNAHHRSQTNLYVDCKAVAPEPLVAMLTQYGLLNDAVFYGSDTFLQSLHKVAPKAKCMPSLRKSDELTAKIAALHPYAFDINATELTKDLVDQLHMQGLRVFVDLLDEGDRPEYYQKAAQLGVDVIQTDHILTVYRTLARRATK from the coding sequence ATGAAAATGATTATACAGACCTGTCTGATTGGGTGGCTAACCATTGCCAGGATCGCTTACGGACAAGCCCCCGAATTATCAGCAGATTCGATTACCTATTATCGGAAGGCATTGTCCGAAAAGCCTACAATCCGCGTATCGGCCCATCGAGGTAATACTGGGCTTGCTCCCGAAAATACGCTGGCTACGTTTCGCATTGCGTTACAACGGCAGGTTGACTACATTGAAATCGACGTCCGGACAACCAGGGATGGACAGCTTGTTATTCTGCATGATGGCAACCTCAACCGGACAACCAATGGTACAGGCCCTGCCGCCGAACGAACATTAGCCGAACTGAAGGAATTATCGGCTGGTAAAGGGGCGGGCGAATCATTTCGGGCCGAACGAATTCCTACGCTAGCGGAAGTATGCCAATTGGTGTCGGACTGGAACGCCCATCATCGCTCTCAAACCAACCTCTATGTCGATTGCAAAGCGGTGGCTCCGGAGCCGTTAGTTGCGATGCTAACTCAGTACGGTTTGCTGAACGATGCCGTCTTCTACGGCTCCGATACCTTTTTGCAATCGCTTCACAAGGTGGCTCCGAAGGCGAAATGTATGCCCTCGCTCCGAAAAAGCGACGAGTTGACGGCCAAAATCGCAGCCTTGCACCCGTATGCGTTCGATATAAACGCTACCGAATTGACAAAAGACCTGGTCGATCAACTGCATATGCAGGGGCTTCGGGTATTCGTAGATTTGCTGGATGAAGGCGATCGGCCAGAATACTACCAGAAAGCAGCGCAGTTGGGCGTCGATGTGATTCAAACCGACCATATTTTGACCGTCTATCGGACCCTAGCCCGCCGAGCGACGAAATAA
- a CDS encoding purple acid phosphatase family protein has protein sequence MKQLICTAFLVAITASGWAQVHKDYTPTAYPDRLILGWQGNAATSQSVNWRTDSTVTNAVGAITEADPSPDFVAKAAVIQATTDRIVLDGKTVLYHAVHFTNLKPATKYTYRVGDGVHWSEWFQFKTAQNQVAPFSFLYFGDAQNDIRSLWSRAIRGAYSTLPAVSLMVHAGDLITTSNADWQWAEWFEAGGWINGMVPTLATPGNHEYFKDEQGNYRVSRHWRPSFVLPENGPKGLEETAYYFDYQGVRFVSLNSQAALLDSTVMATQANWLVQVLSSNPNRWTIVTHHHPIYSTKQGRDNDDWRKKMEPIYKKYGVDLVLQGHDHTYGRGLNMPLGKSRKHPDGPIYVVSVSGPKMYDIGLQNWMDRAASNTQLYQTISIDGAKLSYQSYTVTGEKYDSFDLLKDSKGTNTLVDQAPLLSPERLELPAEYQKRYTPAQMDEYRNRFQEYKARKQAKKE, from the coding sequence ATGAAGCAACTAATCTGCACCGCTTTTCTTGTCGCTATAACGGCGTCGGGATGGGCACAGGTACACAAAGATTATACCCCAACGGCCTATCCTGATCGGCTCATTCTGGGTTGGCAGGGCAATGCGGCCACGTCGCAGTCCGTCAACTGGCGTACCGATTCAACCGTTACGAATGCGGTTGGAGCCATTACCGAAGCTGATCCATCGCCCGATTTTGTCGCTAAAGCAGCCGTGATACAGGCTACGACCGACCGAATCGTACTCGATGGCAAAACGGTTCTCTACCACGCCGTTCATTTCACAAACCTGAAGCCAGCTACAAAATATACCTATCGGGTGGGTGATGGGGTGCACTGGAGCGAATGGTTTCAATTTAAAACGGCTCAGAATCAGGTCGCACCGTTCTCGTTTTTGTACTTTGGTGATGCCCAGAACGACATTCGGTCACTTTGGTCGCGGGCCATTCGCGGAGCGTATTCAACCCTGCCCGCTGTGAGCCTGATGGTCCACGCGGGCGATCTGATCACAACCTCCAATGCCGACTGGCAATGGGCCGAATGGTTCGAAGCGGGTGGCTGGATCAATGGCATGGTGCCCACGTTAGCTACACCGGGCAATCATGAATATTTTAAAGATGAACAGGGTAACTATCGCGTATCCAGGCACTGGCGCCCGTCGTTTGTGTTGCCGGAAAATGGGCCAAAAGGGCTGGAAGAAACAGCTTATTATTTCGATTATCAGGGCGTACGGTTTGTTTCCTTAAATTCACAGGCGGCTTTGCTTGACTCGACCGTAATGGCCACACAGGCGAACTGGCTTGTTCAGGTGTTGAGCAGCAATCCGAATCGCTGGACGATTGTGACCCATCACCACCCAATCTATTCGACGAAACAGGGCCGAGACAATGACGATTGGCGGAAAAAGATGGAGCCTATTTATAAAAAATACGGCGTCGATCTGGTCCTTCAGGGGCACGATCATACCTACGGACGAGGATTGAATATGCCGTTGGGAAAGAGCCGGAAACATCCCGATGGGCCAATCTATGTCGTTTCGGTGAGTGGGCCAAAAATGTATGATATTGGCCTCCAAAACTGGATGGATCGGGCGGCTTCAAATACGCAGCTATACCAGACCATTTCAATCGATGGGGCTAAATTGTCCTATCAGTCGTATACGGTGACCGGGGAGAAATACGATTCGTTTGACTTACTGAAAGACAGCAAAGGAACGAATACGCTGGTCGATCAGGCGCCGTTGCTGTCGCCCGAACGGCTCGAATTGCCCGCCGAATACCAAAAGCGGTACACACCTGCACAAATGGATGAGTATCGGAATCGTTTTCAGGAATACAAAGCCCGCAAGCAGGCGAAAAAAGAGTAA